From Halodesulfovibrio aestuarii DSM 17919 = ATCC 29578, the proteins below share one genomic window:
- a CDS encoding EAL domain-containing protein, with amino-acid sequence MARNDVERVRESVTNEFEKLASYVIDWACWDDTYGFVLDANDEYISSNLTKESFANFGLSFILFFDKEGKAIYARSYDSQHKKLVEPSPKLLAHFKPDSPLLSVPTIRTIHKGIINLSGKLFLFVAHPILTSKFTGPINGVFVMGKPFDNALRKSLVTATGVDFSLKVPEPTLPPTLHKNNVPVSFAYSKDYIQSKLFFSDYLGHDAFQLLINSPRNVSKLGDKTTVFTLILLLIVGAILASFIIYVLEKHILWRLKTLRERVVLAEGQPSETAIFLDGADELTDLANVISEMRQSIGRQKKFLTEALDSLGVGIVMVDPERRIIVDANHFALSILKVDRESIIGKSCKGFICPDKTDNCPIMTQHKNGYKRTCRIVDSEGNHIPIFKSVRKLEKDGKTMLLESFVDLSELEKTQRELRVSKERYQALFMNTGTATAILADDSSVVFVNPECAKLLGYELSELEAGIMWSKIIDPQSLPQVRKIHRARRVDPASAPKRYESKVVRKDGESRDVMVTVARLPESSEYVVSMVDISEQKAAETKLVFQANHDPLTRLPNRTFLEERLLESFKNSDRTGMLTGVLMLDMDRFKHINDTFGHSLGDQLLVHVADRLQAAVQEQDIVARFGGDEFVIVVENISTVDELVLNAQKIISLFEKPIQIRGKALYTGLTVGVVTYPNDGITPDELIKNADIAMYRAKDMGKNTYAVFSDEMDKGVRQKLHLESELREALAFNQFVVYFQPQIDLEMETVFGVEALVRWQKPDGTLVSPADFIPVAEDTGLISQLDMWVLENSCRAGKIWHQQNLDIRVSVNFSTRLLHQKDIVERVVEILEQTGFPADHLTIEITETTLMYDVTRSLSTIKALREYGVSFSLDDFGTGYSSLSYLRTLPIRTLKIDRSFIKDLGVDDPGAASLVRSIIGLANNLGLGVVAEGVETLEQQEFLVKHKCVRIQGYYYAPPLPEEEALAWIRTFQSDGFQDSPQREVV; translated from the coding sequence TTGGCTAGAAACGATGTTGAGCGGGTTCGCGAATCGGTGACGAACGAGTTTGAAAAATTGGCATCGTATGTGATCGATTGGGCTTGCTGGGATGATACGTATGGTTTTGTTCTTGATGCAAATGATGAATATATTTCTTCAAACTTAACGAAAGAGAGTTTTGCAAACTTCGGGCTTAGCTTTATTCTTTTTTTTGATAAAGAAGGAAAGGCGATATATGCCCGCAGCTATGATTCTCAACATAAGAAGCTTGTAGAACCATCTCCTAAGTTGTTAGCGCATTTTAAACCAGATTCCCCTTTGTTGTCAGTGCCTACAATCAGAACTATTCATAAGGGGATTATTAACCTGTCGGGAAAGCTTTTTTTGTTTGTTGCACACCCTATTCTTACCAGTAAATTTACTGGTCCGATTAACGGGGTATTCGTAATGGGCAAACCTTTCGATAATGCGCTCCGAAAATCGCTTGTCACTGCAACGGGAGTCGACTTTTCTTTGAAGGTTCCTGAGCCAACTTTGCCGCCTACTCTTCACAAAAACAATGTTCCTGTTAGCTTTGCGTATTCTAAAGACTATATTCAGTCGAAATTGTTTTTTTCGGATTACCTCGGGCATGATGCCTTCCAGCTTTTAATTAATTCCCCAAGAAATGTGAGTAAACTTGGTGACAAAACAACGGTTTTTACCCTTATTTTGTTGTTAATTGTGGGAGCAATTCTAGCCTCGTTCATCATATATGTTCTGGAAAAACACATTCTTTGGCGGTTAAAAACTCTTCGTGAACGAGTTGTGTTAGCTGAAGGTCAACCGAGTGAAACAGCTATTTTTCTGGATGGTGCAGACGAGCTTACCGATCTTGCAAATGTTATTAGTGAGATGCGTCAGTCTATTGGCAGGCAAAAGAAATTTCTTACTGAAGCGTTAGATAGTCTTGGAGTCGGTATTGTAATGGTTGATCCTGAACGCCGTATTATTGTTGATGCAAATCATTTTGCCTTAAGCATTTTAAAGGTGGATCGGGAAAGCATTATTGGTAAAAGCTGTAAGGGATTTATTTGTCCTGATAAAACAGATAATTGTCCTATTATGACTCAGCATAAAAACGGCTATAAAAGAACATGCCGGATTGTTGATTCTGAGGGTAATCATATTCCGATTTTTAAGTCAGTACGAAAGCTTGAAAAAGACGGAAAAACAATGCTGCTGGAGTCCTTCGTGGACTTGAGTGAACTTGAAAAAACACAAAGAGAACTGCGTGTTTCGAAAGAGCGATATCAAGCGTTGTTTATGAATACGGGAACAGCCACAGCCATTTTGGCAGATGATTCTTCGGTGGTTTTTGTGAACCCTGAGTGCGCCAAGTTGCTTGGGTATGAGCTTAGTGAATTAGAGGCCGGCATAATGTGGTCGAAAATTATTGATCCACAGAGTCTTCCTCAAGTACGGAAAATTCATCGCGCACGACGTGTCGATCCTGCATCTGCACCGAAAAGGTATGAAAGCAAGGTGGTTAGAAAAGATGGAGAGAGCCGTGACGTTATGGTTACGGTGGCACGGCTCCCAGAAAGTAGTGAATATGTTGTTTCCATGGTTGATATTTCCGAACAGAAAGCCGCTGAGACAAAACTGGTATTTCAGGCTAACCACGACCCCTTAACCCGATTGCCGAACAGAACGTTTCTTGAGGAAAGACTTCTAGAGTCATTCAAGAACTCAGACCGGACTGGGATGCTTACTGGGGTATTAATGCTTGATATGGATCGTTTTAAGCATATTAATGATACGTTTGGTCATTCTCTTGGTGATCAGCTTCTGGTCCATGTTGCCGACAGATTGCAAGCGGCAGTTCAGGAACAAGATATTGTTGCCCGCTTCGGCGGTGATGAGTTTGTTATTGTTGTTGAGAACATTTCAACAGTAGATGAACTTGTGCTTAATGCTCAAAAAATTATTTCGCTTTTTGAAAAGCCAATCCAAATTCGCGGTAAGGCATTGTATACAGGTTTGACTGTTGGGGTAGTGACATATCCCAATGACGGAATAACTCCTGACGAGTTGATAAAGAATGCCGACATAGCGATGTATCGTGCAAAAGATATGGGGAAGAATACGTACGCTGTTTTTTCTGACGAAATGGATAAAGGAGTGCGTCAGAAGTTGCATCTTGAATCTGAGTTACGCGAAGCTTTGGCGTTTAATCAATTTGTTGTGTATTTTCAGCCTCAAATTGATCTCGAAATGGAAACAGTTTTCGGTGTTGAGGCTCTCGTTCGATGGCAGAAGCCGGATGGTACGCTTGTCTCTCCGGCTGATTTTATTCCTGTTGCCGAGGATACAGGACTCATTTCCCAATTGGATATGTGGGTCTTGGAAAACTCATGTCGAGCAGGTAAAATCTGGCATCAACAGAATTTGGATATTCGTGTTTCAGTGAATTTTTCCACTCGGCTTTTGCATCAGAAGGATATTGTTGAACGTGTGGTGGAGATATTGGAACAAACAGGCTTTCCTGCTGATCACTTGACTATCGAAATCACAGAAACAACTCTTATGTATGATGTAACACGTTCTCTCAGCACTATAAAAGCATTGCGTGAGTATGGCGTAAGTTTCTCTTTAGATGATTTTGGAACCGGATATTCTTCACTCAGTTATCTTAGAACATTACCAATTCGGACGTTAAAGATTGATCGTAGTTTCATTAAGGACTTGGGAGTAGACGATCCCGGTGCCGCTTCTTTAGTGAGGTCCATAATCGGTCTTGCCAATAACCTTGGCCTTGGGGTTGTGGCGGAAGGTGTTGAAACTTTGGAACAGCAAGAGTTTTTGGTAAAACATAAGTGTGTTCGAATCCAAGGTTACTATTATGCACCTCCACTTCCTGAGGAAGAGGCTTTGGCTTGGATTAGGACTTTTCAGAGTGACGGTTTTCAAGATAGCCCTCAGCGAGAAGTCGTGTAA
- a CDS encoding FadR/GntR family transcriptional regulator — protein sequence MTIFNDPPSLFIPVQAGRASEEVALQIEAAIVDGRLSPGERLPSEREMQSQFGTGRGVIREAIKVLKQKGLLEVKKGSKGGAYIRRIEVDNVSESLALFLKQHPVEPEKLIEFREVLDRTITQLVIAHASQRERDDLMKEAFRLEAMLKETEPDLIAISELDRQLNIMLARMGRNPLFEWVMHAIQRGFSSYDYALYDNKVFREKAAANWSDTARAIAKGELMRALAFVGHHYVLLRQCIDENAALTNEPDAPFLQEDEQ from the coding sequence TTGACCATTTTTAATGATCCTCCTTCTCTTTTTATTCCTGTACAGGCCGGGCGTGCCAGCGAGGAAGTAGCCTTACAGATTGAAGCGGCTATCGTAGATGGACGTCTATCTCCAGGAGAGCGTCTTCCCAGTGAAAGGGAGATGCAATCACAGTTCGGTACCGGACGTGGAGTCATACGTGAAGCCATCAAGGTTCTGAAACAAAAAGGTCTCCTTGAGGTCAAGAAAGGCTCCAAAGGTGGAGCTTATATACGGCGGATTGAGGTTGATAATGTCTCAGAATCTCTTGCGTTATTCCTCAAACAGCATCCGGTGGAACCAGAAAAGCTCATCGAGTTTCGTGAAGTACTGGACCGGACTATCACGCAGCTCGTTATCGCACATGCTTCTCAAAGAGAAAGAGACGACCTGATGAAGGAAGCTTTCCGGTTGGAGGCAATGCTTAAAGAAACTGAGCCAGACTTAATCGCGATAAGTGAACTTGATAGGCAGTTAAATATCATGCTTGCACGTATGGGGCGTAATCCACTCTTTGAGTGGGTGATGCACGCCATCCAAAGGGGCTTTAGCTCTTACGACTATGCTCTGTATGATAATAAGGTTTTTCGTGAGAAGGCCGCAGCCAACTGGAGTGACACTGCCCGAGCCATCGCAAAAGGTGAACTTATGCGCGCATTGGCGTTCGTCGGGCACCACTATGTGCTTTTGCGCCAGTGTATCGACGAGAATGCCGCTCTGACCAATGAGCCGGATGCCCCATTTCTTCAAGAAGATGAACAGTAA
- the betA gene encoding choline dehydrogenase, with protein sequence MKTYDYIIVGGGSAGSVLANRLSANPKNKVLVLEAGLPDFKLDFRIHMPAALTYPLAGKTYNWWYESEPEPHMNNRRIYQPRGKVLGGSSCINGMIYIRGNAMDYEKWSKEDGLENWSYAHCLPYFKRFECRTAGADEYQGAVGPLYLTEPECDNPLFNAFFSAVQQAGYPVTKDVNGYKQEGFGKFDRNTHKGRRWNAARAYIHPVKDRENLTVKCKAMTTRIIFEGKRAVGVEYTRGNSTHKAYAGEIISCGGAINSPQLLQLSGVGNGSELSALGINVVQDLPGVGENLQDHLELYVQYACKKPVSMYPALKWYNQPAIGLNWLINGKGAAATNHFEAGGFIRGNDQVEYPNIQYHFLPIAIRYDGSAPNEGHGYQVHVGPMNTDVRGHVKIKSTNANEHPSILFNYLSTEQEKREWVEAIRKTREIMTQSAFDEFRGKELAPGEQAQTDEEILDFVANEGESAYHPSCTCAMGTHDMAVTDSELRVHGVEGLRVVDASVMPYVTNGNIYAPVMMIAEKAADIILGNTPLAPENVPYYKHEK encoded by the coding sequence ATGAAAACATATGATTATATAATCGTTGGTGGTGGTTCCGCAGGTTCTGTTTTGGCAAACCGTTTAAGCGCCAACCCTAAAAATAAGGTTCTTGTTTTGGAAGCCGGTCTTCCGGATTTTAAGCTTGATTTTAGAATTCATATGCCAGCCGCATTGACGTATCCGTTAGCAGGCAAAACCTACAATTGGTGGTACGAATCCGAGCCGGAACCGCACATGAACAACCGTCGTATCTACCAGCCACGCGGCAAGGTTCTTGGCGGGTCCAGCTGCATTAACGGCATGATCTACATTCGTGGCAACGCGATGGATTATGAAAAGTGGAGCAAGGAAGACGGACTTGAGAACTGGTCTTACGCACACTGTCTGCCATACTTTAAACGATTTGAATGCCGTACTGCCGGAGCTGATGAATATCAGGGCGCAGTGGGGCCGCTCTATCTAACAGAACCGGAATGCGACAACCCGCTCTTCAATGCATTCTTCAGTGCAGTTCAGCAGGCAGGCTATCCTGTGACCAAGGATGTCAACGGCTATAAGCAGGAAGGATTCGGTAAGTTCGATCGTAATACGCATAAGGGACGTCGCTGGAATGCCGCTCGTGCATATATCCATCCGGTCAAGGATCGCGAGAACCTGACAGTAAAATGCAAAGCCATGACCACGCGTATTATATTTGAAGGCAAGCGGGCTGTTGGTGTGGAGTACACTCGCGGCAATAGCACCCACAAGGCTTACGCAGGTGAGATTATTTCCTGCGGCGGTGCCATCAACTCTCCTCAGTTGCTCCAGCTCTCCGGTGTGGGTAATGGTTCTGAATTATCCGCTTTAGGAATTAATGTGGTGCAGGATCTTCCTGGTGTTGGCGAAAATCTTCAGGATCATCTTGAGCTTTATGTTCAGTATGCATGTAAGAAACCGGTCAGCATGTACCCTGCGCTTAAGTGGTACAATCAGCCTGCTATCGGTTTGAATTGGCTCATTAACGGAAAAGGCGCAGCAGCGACCAACCATTTCGAAGCAGGTGGATTTATTCGCGGCAACGATCAAGTTGAGTACCCTAATATCCAGTACCATTTCTTGCCTATCGCCATTCGCTATGACGGTTCGGCCCCTAATGAGGGACATGGATATCAGGTTCATGTTGGTCCGATGAACACAGATGTACGCGGTCATGTAAAGATCAAGTCCACTAATGCGAATGAACATCCAAGCATCCTCTTTAATTACCTCTCTACTGAGCAGGAAAAGCGTGAATGGGTTGAAGCTATCCGCAAAACTCGTGAAATTATGACCCAGTCAGCGTTTGATGAATTTAGAGGTAAGGAACTGGCTCCGGGGGAACAGGCGCAGACCGACGAGGAAATTCTCGACTTCGTGGCTAACGAAGGCGAATCCGCATACCACCCGAGTTGCACATGCGCCATGGGTACCCATGACATGGCTGTTACCGATTCTGAATTACGTGTGCATGGCGTGGAAGGACTGCGTGTGGTAGACGCCTCTGTCATGCCGTATGTTACCAACGGTAACATCTATGCTCCGGTTATGATGATTGCAGAAAAAGCTGCAGATATTATCCTTGGTAACACTCCGTTGGCTCCTGAAAACGTGCCTTATTACAAACATGAAAAGTAA